One genomic segment of Sorex araneus isolate mSorAra2 chromosome X, mSorAra2.pri, whole genome shotgun sequence includes these proteins:
- the BBS5 gene encoding Bardet-Biedl syndrome 5 protein isoform X1 translates to MSVLDALWEDRDVRFDVSSQQMKTRPGEVLIDCLDSIEDTKGNNGDRGRLLVTNLRIIWHSLSLPRVNLSIGYNCVLSITTRTANSKLRGQTEALYILTKCNSTRFEFIFTNLVPGSPRLFTSVIAVHRAYETSKMYRDFKLRGALIRNKQLRLLPQEHLYDKISGVWNLSSDQGNLGTFFITNVRIVWHANMNDSFNVSIPYLQIRSIKIRDSKFGLALVIESSQQSGGYVLGFKIDPVEKLQESVKEINSLHKVYSASPIFGVDYEMEEKPQPIEALTVEQIQDDVEIDSDDHTDAFVAYFADGNKQQDREPVFSEELGLAIEKLKDGFTLQGLWEVMS, encoded by the exons ATGTCGGTGCTGGACGCGCTTTGGGAGGATCGCGACGTCCGTTTCGACGTGTCCTCGCA ACAAATGAAAACAAGACCTGGAGAAGTCCTTATTGATTGTTTAGATTCAATTGAAGACACTAAGGGAAATAATGGAGATAGAG gtaGACTCTTAGTAACAAATTTAAGAATTATCTGGCACTCTTTGTCTCTACCCAGAGTCAATCTTT ctaTCGGTTATAACTGCGTATTGAGTATTACAACAAGGACTGCCAACTCT AAATTACGAGGCCAGACGGAAGCTCTTTACATACTAACAAAATGTAACAGTACTCGTTTTGAgtttatatttacaaatttagTTCCTGGAAGTCCTAGACTTTTTACTTCAGTGATCGCAGTGCATAG agcaTATGAAACATCTAAAATGTATCGTGATTTTAAATTGAGAGGTGCGCTAATTAGAAATAAACAACTAAGATTATTACCACAAGAACATTTGTATGATAAAATCAGCGGCGTATGGAATCTATCCAGTGATCAG GGAAATTTGGGAACCTTTTTTATTACCAATGTGAGAATTGTGTGGCATGCAAATATGAATGATAGTTTCAATGTCAGTATACCATATCTGCAAATT CGGTCAATAAAGATTAGAGATTCAAAATTTGGTTTAGCTCTTGTCATAGAAAGTTCTCAGCAG agtgGAGGATACGTGCTTGGCTTTAAAATAGATCCTGTGGAAAAACTACAAGAATCTGTCAAGGAAATCAATTCACTTCACAAAGTGTATTCTGCGAGTCCAATATTTGGAGTGGATTATGAGATGGAAGAGAAG CCACAGCCCATTGAAGCTCTGACAGTTGAACAAATTCAAGATGATGTAGAAATCGACTCTGATGATCACACAGATGCTTTTGTG gcTTATTTTGCTGATGGCAATAAG CAACAAGATCGTGAACCTGTATTTTCAGAAGAACTGGGGCTTGCAATAGAGAAATTGAAGGATGGATTCACCCTGCAGGGACTTTGGGAAGTAATGAGTTGA
- the BBS5 gene encoding Bardet-Biedl syndrome 5 protein isoform X2 — MKTRPGEVLIDCLDSIEDTKGNNGDRGRLLVTNLRIIWHSLSLPRVNLSIGYNCVLSITTRTANSKLRGQTEALYILTKCNSTRFEFIFTNLVPGSPRLFTSVIAVHRAYETSKMYRDFKLRGALIRNKQLRLLPQEHLYDKISGVWNLSSDQGNLGTFFITNVRIVWHANMNDSFNVSIPYLQIRSIKIRDSKFGLALVIESSQQSGGYVLGFKIDPVEKLQESVKEINSLHKVYSASPIFGVDYEMEEKPQPIEALTVEQIQDDVEIDSDDHTDAFVAYFADGNKQQDREPVFSEELGLAIEKLKDGFTLQGLWEVMS; from the exons ATGAAAACAAGACCTGGAGAAGTCCTTATTGATTGTTTAGATTCAATTGAAGACACTAAGGGAAATAATGGAGATAGAG gtaGACTCTTAGTAACAAATTTAAGAATTATCTGGCACTCTTTGTCTCTACCCAGAGTCAATCTTT ctaTCGGTTATAACTGCGTATTGAGTATTACAACAAGGACTGCCAACTCT AAATTACGAGGCCAGACGGAAGCTCTTTACATACTAACAAAATGTAACAGTACTCGTTTTGAgtttatatttacaaatttagTTCCTGGAAGTCCTAGACTTTTTACTTCAGTGATCGCAGTGCATAG agcaTATGAAACATCTAAAATGTATCGTGATTTTAAATTGAGAGGTGCGCTAATTAGAAATAAACAACTAAGATTATTACCACAAGAACATTTGTATGATAAAATCAGCGGCGTATGGAATCTATCCAGTGATCAG GGAAATTTGGGAACCTTTTTTATTACCAATGTGAGAATTGTGTGGCATGCAAATATGAATGATAGTTTCAATGTCAGTATACCATATCTGCAAATT CGGTCAATAAAGATTAGAGATTCAAAATTTGGTTTAGCTCTTGTCATAGAAAGTTCTCAGCAG agtgGAGGATACGTGCTTGGCTTTAAAATAGATCCTGTGGAAAAACTACAAGAATCTGTCAAGGAAATCAATTCACTTCACAAAGTGTATTCTGCGAGTCCAATATTTGGAGTGGATTATGAGATGGAAGAGAAG CCACAGCCCATTGAAGCTCTGACAGTTGAACAAATTCAAGATGATGTAGAAATCGACTCTGATGATCACACAGATGCTTTTGTG gcTTATTTTGCTGATGGCAATAAG CAACAAGATCGTGAACCTGTATTTTCAGAAGAACTGGGGCTTGCAATAGAGAAATTGAAGGATGGATTCACCCTGCAGGGACTTTGGGAAGTAATGAGTTGA